Within the candidate division WOR-3 bacterium genome, the region TGGTAGTCCAGATGAGATTTCGGAAAGGGTTGCCCAATTGATTAAGGAGAGGGGGTTAATATGAAAGAGGTTCTCTCTTTGGTTGAAAACGAGGGGGGAAAGTTAAAGGATATCACCCTTGAGGTCTTCACCTTAGGGAAGGAGTTGAGTGAGAAATTCTCCCTCCCCCTCAGCGCGGTCCTTTTCGCCGAAGACGAAACTCTTTTAGGTGAAGTTACCAACTGGGTGGATGAGGTAATATTTATTTCTGACCCCATCTTTAAGAAGCCAAACTCGGAAATTTATAACGAAAACCTCCTTTCTTTAATCCAAGAGCGAAAGCCGAAATACATTATCATCGGCAATACCGCCTTTGGGGTGGAGATTGGTTCCTATTTAGCCGCTAAGGCGGGCTACGGACTAATTCCGGATTGCACCGGTTACGAAATTGTTGACTCCCAAATCCTTTTTCATCGGGAAATCTATGGTGGTAAGATTATTTCCACTCTCACTTCCCCTAAGGAAGATGTGATCCTGAGCATCCGCAGCGGTTCTTTTAAGGTAAGAGGAGAGGGGAGGACAAAAGCCGGCCGAGTCACTCACTGGGCAGAGAAAAAGGGGGTTTATAAAACTGAGATTTTGGGTTATAAGGAAGCGGAAGCCGGAGCGGTTGATATCACAAAGGCTAATATCGTAGTTGGTGTTGGTCGGGGGATAAAGAGTAAAGATAATTTACCCTTAGTTGAGGAATTTGCTAAGGAGATTGGTGCGGTGATCGGTTGTTCGCGGCCGATCATTGACTTCGGTTGGCTACCGAAAGAAAGATTGATTGGTTCTTCCGGCAAGACGATAAAACCGAAGGTTTATATCGCCTTAGGCATTTCTGGCGCCTTCCAGCACGTCTCGGGGATGAAGGATGCGGAGACGATCATTGCCGTGAATAAAGACCCGGAGGCACCCATCTTCTCGGTTGCCCATTACGGGATTGTTGGTGATGTGATGAAACTTTTGCCAACCCTAAGGGAGAAGATAAAGGAGATTAAGTCTTAACTCTTCTGCTACCCAGAAAAGGTTTGGGCAAAAGTTGGGAGAGGCGTAAAAATTTCTTTTTCCCATCTTTATTCAAAAGAATAATTTTCAATTCCCGACAATGTTCCCTTAATACCTGTAAGCAGGCACCACAGGGATAGGTGAAATTTTTAGTTGGGGTATAAACGAGAAGGGTTTTAAAATCTCTCTCCCCTTCACTAAGCGCCTTAAATAAGGCTACCCTTTCGGCACAGATTGTTAAACCATAGGAGGCATTTTCAATATTTACCCCGGTGAATGTCCTATTGGATTTCGCTTTAATTAAAGCCCCCACCTTGAAATTAGAATATGGAGAATAGGAGAAGTTAATTACCTGTTTTAACTCTTTGACCCCGTTTCTATTTTTCAAAAAGAAATGCCCGGGGCGGGATTTGAACCCGCACGCCTTGCGGCCTACGCCCCTC harbors:
- the cdd gene encoding cytidine deaminase, producing the protein MKNRNGVKELKQVINFSYSPYSNFKVGALIKAKSNRTFTGVNIENASYGLTICAERVALFKALSEGERDFKTLLVYTPTKNFTYPCGACLQVLREHCRELKIILLNKDGKKKFLRLSQLLPKPFLGSRRVKT
- a CDS encoding electron transfer flavoprotein subunit alpha/FixB family protein, encoding MKEVLSLVENEGGKLKDITLEVFTLGKELSEKFSLPLSAVLFAEDETLLGEVTNWVDEVIFISDPIFKKPNSEIYNENLLSLIQERKPKYIIIGNTAFGVEIGSYLAAKAGYGLIPDCTGYEIVDSQILFHREIYGGKIISTLTSPKEDVILSIRSGSFKVRGEGRTKAGRVTHWAEKKGVYKTEILGYKEAEAGAVDITKANIVVGVGRGIKSKDNLPLVEEFAKEIGAVIGCSRPIIDFGWLPKERLIGSSGKTIKPKVYIALGISGAFQHVSGMKDAETIIAVNKDPEAPIFSVAHYGIVGDVMKLLPTLREKIKEIKS